TTTAGAGAATAGTCAATAGTTTTCATAAGTTAGCGGCCACTTGGCCGTTTTTTTTGTTTATGGTAAAATATAAATATGAGCAGAAGCAGATCAATCATTAATAGTTTACCGATGAGGGATTTTAACTTTATCCTTGATCGTAGCCACTCACTTGGATAATATTTATCTAACATTATGAAAAAAATTGAAATAAATAAAGTTTATAACATAGATTGTATTAAAGGAATGAAGTATATCCCAGACGATACGATTGATTTGGTTGTGACTGACCCGCCATTTGCGATAGAGTTCAAGGCGAAAAGGGGTAACTACAACAGGACACTGTCTCGGGTTTTAGATGGGTATAACGAAATTCCCAAAGAAAAATATTACGAATTTACGCTTCAATGGATGAAAGAGGTTAAAAGAATTTTGAAAGATTCTGGCAGTATGTATGTTTTTTCTGGCTGGAATAATCTTAAGGATATTTTAATGGCGATAGATGAGATGAATCTTATCACTATAAATCATTTAATTTGGAAATATCAATTTGGGGTGGTTACTAAAAGAAAGTTTGTCACATCTCATTATCATTGTTTGTATATTTGTAAAAACGACAAAGAACGAAAGTTTTTCCCATATTCAAGATATGAGAAAAATGAAAAAAATCAAAATAATGGCAGCTTGCATTATAAAGACAAAGAAGATGTTTGGACGATTAACAGAGAATATTGGAATGGAGATAAAAAAACGCCGACTAAATTGCCAGCCGAATTGATAAAAAAAATTCTTATGTATTCAAGCGAAAAGGATGATATTGTTTTGGACCCTTTTTTGGGATCTGGACAGGTGCCTGTGATTAGTAAAATATTAGGACGGCGATATATGGGGTTTGAAACAGTAAAAGAATATTATGAATTTGCGAAAGAAAGATTGGAAAAAAATTTGTATCGCATTAAGGATGATGATAAGAATATTGGAGAACAAACTTTATTATAAAAAAATAACAAAATGAATCTATATACGAACTTTAAGCAATGTGAACAAATCATAAAAATCATTGCGGAAACCGGCATTAAAAATTTTGCCGCGCATGATGTTAGCGAGTGCGAAATTTTTAAGAATACTGTCAAAGAAATAAAAAAAGCGGGAAAGTTGCCAAATAACAAAAGTGAAATACTTACTAATTTTTTATATCTTAACGCAGTTATGGACCAAGGAAGAGATCCAGAAGGCGTTAAAATGCTGTTGACCCAAGTTACT
The sequence above is a segment of the Patescibacteria group bacterium genome. Coding sequences within it:
- a CDS encoding site-specific DNA-methyltransferase, which codes for MKKIEINKVYNIDCIKGMKYIPDDTIDLVVTDPPFAIEFKAKRGNYNRTLSRVLDGYNEIPKEKYYEFTLQWMKEVKRILKDSGSMYVFSGWNNLKDILMAIDEMNLITINHLIWKYQFGVVTKRKFVTSHYHCLYICKNDKERKFFPYSRYEKNEKNQNNGSLHYKDKEDVWTINREYWNGDKKTPTKLPAELIKKILMYSSEKDDIVLDPFLGSGQVPVISKILGRRYMGFETVKEYYEFAKERLEKNLYRIKDDDKNIGEQTLL